The DNA window TTGTAGCGGATTCCCGCCGCCGGCGCAATCGGCCGGCTACTTGACCTGGCCGGCGGCGGCTTTGGCCTGGCTCAGGACGGGCGCCGGCAGAGGCGCGTAGCCCTGCTCCCGCGCTATCTCCTGCCCGCTGCTCAGCGCCCACTGCAGGAAGTCGGAGAGGGCGCCGGCCCGCTCCGGCTTCAGCCCGCCCGCCGGAACATAGAGCCAGGTGAAGCTGGTGATGGGATAGGAGTCCTTGCCGGGGGCGTTGGTCAGCGACACGCGCAGGTCCGCCGCCATGGACTTCTGCATGGCCAGGCAGGCGGCCGTCATGGACTCCGGCGAAGCGCTCACGAACTCCCCGGAGGCGTTCTGCACGCTGCCCGCGCGCACCCCGGGGTCATGCAGCGCGAAGCCCAGCTCCACGTAGCCCAGCGCCCCCGCCGTCGACTTCACCTTGCTCACCATGTCCTGGCCGCGCTCGGCGGTCTCACCCAGCGGCCAGGTGGGCGAGGGCGTCTTGCCGATCCGCGCCCGCCACTCCGGGCTGGTCTTGGAGAGGAAATCGGAGAGGATGTAGTTGGAGCCCTTGCCCGGGTTGCGGTGCACCACCGTGATGCCCAGGTGGGGCAGCTTGGCCCCGGGGTTGAGGCGGGCGATGGCGGGGTCGTCCCAGTTCTTGATCGTTCCCAGGAAGATCCTCGCCAGGACATCTCCGGAAAAGCGCAGCGGGTTGCTGCTCCCAGGCACGTTGTAGATGGGAACGATGGCCGCCAGCACCGTGGGCACGTGCACGATCTTCACCTTGGCGGTGCGCAGTTGCTGGTCGGAGATGGGTACCTCGCCGCCGCCGAAGTCGCCCGAGCCCGCGGTGATCAGGGCGATGCTCTCGCTGGTGCCCAGGCCCTGGTAATGCACCTGCACCTTGGGATTCCGCTGGTTGTAGCGCTGCACCCAGGCGTCGTAGAGCGGGCTGGGAAGATTGGAGCCGGAACCCACCAGGGAGATCACCTGGGCAGCGGCACCCGGGACCAGCATGGCCAGCAGCAGGGCCAGCCCGGCGCCGCTCACCCGCCGGCCGCGGAGCATCGTGGCGTTCATATCCCCTCCCCTAACAAAGACGTGCGAAAGTGCGGGTATTTGTACCGCACCCGGAGGCCGCTGGCAATGGAAGAGAAGGCCCGGAAGAAAACTTCGGTAACCCCGGCCGCGAGGGTCCCCTCCGGCGCGCGCGGCTACTGCATGTAGAAGAGGCTGAGGCGGGGCAGGCCGTAGCGCTCCAGCAGGCGCTTGTGGACGTACTGCTTGTGCAACTGCTCGATCTGCGCCGCCGACATCTTGCGGCGGTAGGGCGCCAGGTCGCGGTCGGCCTCGCGCCGCACCGCCAGCAGCTCCTCGTCGGGAGTGGAGGCCACCAGCGCGGCAAAGAGCTTCTCTTCCATCACCGTGAGCCGGCGCTCCACCTCTTCCAGGGCGCCGCGCAGCCCGGAGGCCAGGTCGTGCAGGGCGCGGGCGTGCTCGCGGGCAATGGCGTGCGCCGCACCGGGCAGCGCCGCCTTCTCCAGCGCGGCCGCGTTCTTCTTCAGGTAGTCGGCCACCTGCTCGGCGGTGAAGCCGGTCTCCTGGGTCGGGGGCGCCGGGGCCGCGCCCACTGCCGCTTCCTTCATCGCCTCGGCCGCGGCCAGGACCTCCTGGGAGCAGAAGGCCAGCGAGTTGATCTTGCGGGTGTGCGAGGCGCGGCGCTCCCAGCGCTCGAAGGTGGCGTCGATGCCGCGCAGCACCGCCGCCAGCGGGATGCCCGCCTCCTTCCAGGTCT is part of the Terriglobales bacterium genome and encodes:
- the pstS gene encoding phosphate ABC transporter substrate-binding protein PstS, which gives rise to MNATMLRGRRVSGAGLALLLAMLVPGAAAQVISLVGSGSNLPSPLYDAWVQRYNQRNPKVQVHYQGLGTSESIALITAGSGDFGGGEVPISDQQLRTAKVKIVHVPTVLAAIVPIYNVPGSSNPLRFSGDVLARIFLGTIKNWDDPAIARLNPGAKLPHLGITVVHRNPGKGSNYILSDFLSKTSPEWRARIGKTPSPTWPLGETAERGQDMVSKVKSTAGALGYVELGFALHDPGVRAGSVQNASGEFVSASPESMTAACLAMQKSMAADLRVSLTNAPGKDSYPITSFTWLYVPAGGLKPERAGALSDFLQWALSSGQEIAREQGYAPLPAPVLSQAKAAAGQVK